TTGCTGTGgatgttcatgttgtccactcgcacattttggatcagatttctGCTCCAACAAGTATGGATGTATTGGCAGTAGcggaagtttatattttgattaAAGAACGAGAACAAGAAGTAAAATCCAACTACTATATTTTGTTTATGCTGTCTATAAGTATAGTAAAATCCAACTACTATATTTTGTTTATGCTGTCTATAAGTATAGTAAAATCCAACTACTATATTTTgtttatgctgtttttgtttgtttgtttttttgttgtttgtgggttttttgtcttttttaactgtgaatcatgcaacgCTACTCTaatggagtccaaaaataaaaaatagggAGCTGAAAATGAgtataataggtcccctttaagaacTCTTCCATTTTTATTCCAGTGACAAACGCTTAGCATCGGATAAAGGAACACAGCGATCCACAACAGACCTGAGGTCAATAACGTTGACTCCGCTGTACATCCCAGAGATGGATGTTCGTCTGGTTACCCCATTTTGGTAGGTGCGGCTGAAGCGTGCTGTGAAAGGGATCTTTATCTTGTACCTATGTCCACAAAGACTGACTCTGCAGGAGTGCTGTGGTGGGACACGTACCTTCACATTGATAGAGATGCTTTTCGGCAACATTATGGAGGTCCCACCAGATAATTGCTTTGTTATGACAGCACTGTACTTAATACCTGCCAAGGTGAAGAATGGGAGTCTGGCAGAAATGCTAGCAGGGCCAGCAACTGTGATGGCAGTGCTAGTGTCCCACCTTTTCTCCTCCTTATAAGTTTTTGACAAcgtgaatgtttttattattgagtTCAACTGATTGTTGACAATGGTAGACCTGATCAGGATCTCTGGGTAATTGGTTGTTTTAGCTTCCCAAATCTTGTACCTGACTTTAGAAATGTGCTCTCTGGAAATTCTGTTGGTAAAGGTCAGGACCTTGTAGTGCCTGTACCAATACTCCTTACCTTTCCAGGGAAGGTAGAAGCACTTTTGACTAACATGCACCTTCCCAAGACCATACTTGTTCTGTCCAACATATATGTCTCGGGTGGAGCATGTCCTGACTGAATTCTGAGGCACTTTACCGTAGGAGCTGTCCTTCCATGTCAAAATCTCAAAGTTGTCTTTGTTCACCAGGACCTGAAAGCTGTAACATTTGAGCTCTTTGTGACTATAGGGGTAGCGGCACATATCACCTGGAGTGTAGAAACCGGCTTGACAACCACATTTGCAGACGTAGTCATAGCGTTTTACATAGCTGTTATAAATATAAACAGCTCCACGAGGGAGAGAATTGCCATAACGCATACGAACCCATTTCAGGGTTGAGGTGGAAAATCTAGcctgtctcttctctcttgACATAGGAGAGGACAGAAGTGTTGGCATTTTTCTGTTAGAGGTGATGTCCTTCGGTGCTGGGTCCAGTATGGAGACTgtataaaagaaagagaaaagacacaGGTGCAATGTGTTAGTAGCATGGGTCTGCTGGATgctattaaatattaaatataaattaaaatcatTCATTGTCGTGGCAGAGCTCATCTTCTTTGGTTATTGTTTGGCATGTATATTATGATGCTTTCATGTTGCTGAGACAGTATGATTACTTATGTTTGATTATTATAAACTAAAATGGCGCACAACAAATTTCCTATTACAGTGCCTCAAAACCCCACACCATTAATGCAATTGACCAAGGCACTATTTCATTTCTCATTCGGTTCACACAAAATGCGCATGCACAATGAGCAGAACACTAAATGCAATTGTCATCATGTAGATGCAATTCTCATTTAACTATGACATGACAGCAAAAACAGATTGTACTTTTCTTAGTTGGCTATGTACATTTCCCACTCACATTGACACAGTTGTTCGTTGGGTAAATCATTGCATGCAAAATACTATGTACAGTGAGCATTGCAAGAGAAGGCCAGCATGATGTATGACTGGAGTGAGTAACTTCCCTTCTCACAATTGATGAGTGATGGAGAACACATGATGTGTATCCCATCCCACAGGTGCAAAGCACCTAAACACTCAGAAGCACATATAATGCTAAGGGTTCCAGTTGCTGAGAATAGA
The genomic region above belongs to Thunnus albacares chromosome 17, fThuAlb1.1, whole genome shotgun sequence and contains:
- the LOC122966762 gene encoding natterin-3-like; the encoded protein is MTSRVLSTFVFVSLISSVAAVDPADLKLQITNRTEDVKFSILDPAPKDITSNRKMPTLLSSPMSREKRQARFSTSTLKWVRMRYGNSLPRGAVYIYNSYVKRYDYVCKCGCQAGFYTPGDMCRYPYSHKELKCYSFQVLVNKDNFEILTWKDSSYGKVPQNSVRTCSTRDIYVGQNKYGLGKVHVSQKCFYLPWKGKEYWYRHYKVLTFTNRISREHISKVRYKIWEAKTTNYPEILIRSTIVNNQLNSIIKTFTLSKTYKEEKRWDTSTAITVAGPASISARLPFFTLAGIKYSAVITKQLSGGTSIMLPKSISINVKVRVPPQHSCRVSLCGHRYKIKIPFTARFSRTYQNGVTRRTSISGMYSGVNVIDLRSVVDRCVPLSDAKRLSLE